A stretch of bacterium DNA encodes these proteins:
- a CDS encoding aminotransferase class V-fold PLP-dependent enzyme, producing MSNKIIYLNNAAGSWPKPDQVIDRMVWAATEFPSTPGRGGSGVRSEKVLFDTRESLASLIGAADSSRIIFTPNTTAALNLAIAGLVRSRDHVVTTSMDHNSVARPLARLEDREGVEVTRVQAGTDGTVTVSAILEAVRPETALVVMTHASNVTGTIQPVSEVGPALRAMGEGRPLLLADAAQTVGVLPVDVTRDGIDLLAAPGHKALYGSSGTGFLYVGPDVELEPIVEGGTGGHSSLRRQPEMLPARLESGTPNIPGIAALGAAVEFITGKGLDTIRQHEARLMRVLIDGLSPIPGAHLFGPCDPVRQLAVLSFRLDDMDPAEVATFLAEVKGIHVRVGLHCSPFSHKTLGTWPEGTVRVSPGVFNTEEDVQALVEGVTQLQEMRGA from the coding sequence ATGAGCAATAAGATCATCTACCTTAACAACGCGGCGGGAAGCTGGCCCAAACCGGACCAGGTCATCGACCGGATGGTGTGGGCCGCCACCGAATTCCCCTCCACCCCGGGACGGGGCGGGTCAGGGGTCCGCAGTGAAAAGGTCCTGTTCGACACGCGGGAGTCGCTGGCCTCCCTCATCGGCGCTGCCGACAGCTCCCGCATCATCTTCACGCCCAACACCACCGCGGCCCTGAACCTTGCCATCGCCGGCCTGGTCAGGAGCCGGGACCATGTCGTCACCACCTCCATGGACCACAACTCGGTAGCCCGTCCCCTTGCCCGTCTCGAGGACCGGGAAGGGGTCGAGGTGACGAGGGTCCAGGCTGGAACAGACGGAACCGTGACGGTCTCTGCCATCCTGGAGGCGGTGAGGCCCGAAACAGCCCTCGTCGTAATGACCCACGCCTCCAACGTCACCGGGACCATCCAGCCGGTCAGTGAGGTCGGGCCGGCTCTGCGAGCCATGGGAGAGGGGAGACCCCTGCTCCTTGCCGACGCAGCCCAGACCGTCGGTGTCCTGCCTGTCGATGTTACCCGGGACGGGATCGACCTGCTGGCCGCTCCCGGGCACAAGGCCCTTTACGGCTCCTCGGGTACGGGGTTCCTCTATGTAGGTCCTGATGTGGAGCTCGAGCCGATCGTCGAGGGGGGAACGGGCGGCCATTCCTCCCTGAGGCGTCAGCCCGAGATGCTGCCGGCGCGCCTGGAAAGCGGCACTCCCAATATCCCGGGTATCGCCGCCCTTGGAGCGGCCGTGGAATTTATCACCGGAAAAGGTCTGGACACGATCCGGCAGCACGAGGCCCGCCTGATGAGGGTCCTCATCGATGGGCTAAGCCCGATCCCGGGGGCGCATCTCTTCGGTCCCTGCGACCCCGTCCGCCAGCTGGCTGTCCTCTCCTTCAGGCTGGACGATATGGATCCCGCCGAAGTGGCCACGTTCCTCGCTGAGGTGAAAGGTATTCACGTTCGGGTCGGTCTTCACTGCTCCCCCTTTTCCCACAAGACCCTGGGCACCTGGCCCGAGGGCACGGTGAGGGTCAGCCCCGGCGTCTTCAATACGGAAGAGGATGTCCAGGCCCTCGTGGAAGGTGTCACGCAGCTGCAGGAGATGAGGGGTGCCTGA
- a CDS encoding DUF3343 domain-containing protein has translation MPDQDLVVVFPTAHLTLKAESLLEKAGVRHRTVMKPRRISSDCGLAIRIDPGDLQRIRKLLEESNTDPVGFFMESGGSWEPVSRQEDG, from the coding sequence GTGCCTGACCAGGACCTTGTCGTCGTTTTCCCCACCGCCCACCTGACTCTGAAAGCGGAGAGCTTGCTGGAAAAGGCCGGGGTGAGGCACAGGACTGTCATGAAACCGAGGAGGATCTCCAGCGACTGCGGATTGGCGATCCGCATTGACCCCGGCGATCTGCAGCGCATCCGCAAACTTCTCGAGGAAAGTAATACAGACCCGGTGGGCTTTTTCATGGAATCGGGCGGCAGCTGGGAACCTGTTTCCCGTCAGGAGGATGGTTGA
- a CDS encoding tetratricopeptide repeat protein: MVIFLAAVLTFAVTLGFDYTWDDPPLVTRVHEALSGGKVSQLFTTSFFVQTVQSARYFRPVMMGSLLGDVVLTGGSPWFSHLVNVLIHGINAVLVFFLFNLILGSRPGALAGALLFAVHPVHAEAVSAVSSRMDLMALMFILPAAILWVSPAEDRQERVLLSWMAAALSFLLACFTKETAFMLPAALVGWEALRWRRPNRQQVVGAVFLAASAGGALLARAAVFAREADNGVRTVKAGALWPDANFWTSLKILLVNMRLAVYPFPIRSHWAGSDLVLGGTTFLGAALFIAAVGAAFRKRRHIAAMGITWWAVFTFPVLGFFNLGQVVAAERYAYIPSAGICLIAGILAAGLAEKQRKRMAVKKLLTTGVFLLASWTVFHTLPWTDEVRIYRHVLGSNPAYATPYLNLGVVLAREGQYEEAMEAYNSALELVPEWDKALFNRGNLSSRMGRSAEALADFEKLLDLKPDDWEAALNMGNVLAALGRTGEAVSSYERAAVSGPSSGMPLVALALISAGKGDHGEAARLFGEAAAREPDLSVAYEGLGESYMALGKPDLAQGALLKALEVAPANARAAMKLGGLLLDTGRPSMAVHAFQTALATDPSLVPAWTGLIHAYRVSGKGFEADRLIRGLDVSDPELAVKVRMATGRSR, encoded by the coding sequence GTGGTTATCTTCCTGGCGGCTGTCCTGACTTTTGCGGTGACCCTCGGTTTCGATTACACCTGGGATGATCCACCTCTCGTGACAAGGGTCCATGAGGCCCTGTCCGGCGGCAAGGTCTCCCAGCTCTTCACGACCAGCTTCTTCGTTCAAACCGTGCAGAGCGCACGGTACTTCCGGCCGGTGATGATGGGAAGCCTCCTGGGAGATGTCGTTCTGACGGGCGGCTCCCCGTGGTTTTCCCACCTCGTTAACGTCCTGATCCACGGGATCAACGCTGTCCTCGTTTTTTTTCTCTTCAACCTGATCCTGGGGAGCAGGCCAGGAGCCCTGGCGGGAGCGCTCCTCTTCGCGGTCCACCCCGTCCACGCGGAGGCCGTATCGGCCGTGTCCAGCCGGATGGACCTCATGGCCCTCATGTTCATCCTTCCTGCCGCGATCCTGTGGGTCTCCCCTGCAGAGGATCGGCAGGAAAGGGTTCTCCTGTCCTGGATGGCGGCTGCCCTTTCGTTCCTGCTCGCCTGTTTCACCAAGGAGACGGCGTTCATGCTCCCGGCCGCCCTCGTGGGCTGGGAGGCGCTCCGGTGGAGGCGGCCGAACAGACAACAGGTGGTCGGCGCCGTTTTCCTGGCGGCGTCGGCCGGTGGGGCGCTGCTGGCAAGAGCGGCAGTCTTCGCCCGGGAGGCGGACAACGGGGTACGAACCGTCAAAGCGGGCGCTCTGTGGCCGGACGCGAACTTCTGGACCAGCCTGAAGATCCTCCTGGTAAACATGCGGTTGGCGGTTTACCCGTTCCCTATCCGGTCCCACTGGGCGGGAAGCGACCTTGTCCTTGGAGGAACCACCTTTCTCGGTGCGGCCCTTTTTATCGCCGCTGTCGGAGCGGCTTTCCGTAAAAGGCGCCACATAGCAGCTATGGGGATCACGTGGTGGGCGGTTTTTACCTTCCCCGTCCTTGGATTTTTCAACCTGGGGCAGGTGGTGGCGGCTGAACGGTATGCGTACATACCCTCGGCAGGTATCTGCCTGATCGCGGGGATCCTGGCGGCAGGTCTGGCCGAGAAACAGCGAAAACGGATGGCAGTGAAAAAGTTATTGACAACCGGGGTCTTTCTCCTGGCCTCCTGGACCGTTTTCCACACCCTTCCCTGGACGGATGAAGTCCGGATCTACCGGCATGTCCTGGGGAGTAATCCCGCCTACGCCACTCCGTATCTGAACCTGGGAGTGGTCCTCGCCCGCGAGGGGCAGTACGAGGAAGCCATGGAGGCTTACAACAGTGCCCTGGAGCTTGTTCCCGAATGGGACAAGGCCCTGTTCAACCGCGGGAACCTTTCATCCAGGATGGGCCGAAGCGCGGAAGCGCTGGCCGACTTCGAAAAACTGCTGGACCTGAAACCGGACGACTGGGAGGCGGCCCTGAACATGGGAAACGTTCTGGCGGCCCTGGGCCGGACCGGGGAAGCCGTCAGCTCCTACGAACGGGCGGCGGTTTCCGGCCCCTCGTCGGGCATGCCCCTCGTCGCCCTGGCCCTCATATCCGCGGGAAAGGGGGATCACGGTGAGGCGGCCCGGCTTTTCGGTGAAGCGGCCGCCCGTGAACCGGACCTGTCCGTGGCGTACGAAGGTCTCGGCGAGTCCTACATGGCCCTGGGTAAACCCGACCTGGCCCAGGGGGCTCTATTGAAGGCCCTGGAGGTGGCTCCGGCAAACGCGCGGGCGGCGATGAAACTTGGCGGGCTTCTCCTTGACACGGGCCGGCCTTCCATGGCCGTACA
- the ribF gene encoding riboflavin biosynthesis protein RibF — protein sequence MVEVKVVNVLPDSTLFPNGCVAAVGNFDGVHLGHQEVFATAVARAGAFGLPAVLLTFASHPLTIVNPGAAPAPLMTVDDRLGIARQTGFEAAIVLDFDQELASMSPEEFAARMLVERIGIRELVAGKGWRFGRGRSGDMEWLSGFGQGAGLTVRGVGPVMIEGRPVSSTWVRESLARGDVGEVARLLGRPHFVRGTVIRGEGRGRDLGFPTVNLDCHGVLVPAHGVYAGGYRVGEASGPAALSVGPAPTFEGGHGIVGSGPRAALEGHLIGLDRDLYGQTLTIAFFRRLRDQRPFPDVDTLSRQIALDVEAARKECLAFEICTQNPKP from the coding sequence ATGGTTGAGGTGAAAGTGGTCAACGTCCTTCCCGATTCCACGCTGTTTCCCAACGGTTGTGTGGCGGCGGTCGGCAACTTCGACGGCGTTCACCTCGGCCACCAGGAGGTTTTCGCCACTGCCGTGGCCCGTGCCGGGGCTTTCGGCCTGCCCGCAGTTCTCCTCACCTTCGCCTCCCATCCGCTGACGATTGTTAACCCCGGGGCGGCCCCCGCTCCCCTGATGACGGTGGACGATCGGCTGGGCATCGCCCGGCAAACGGGTTTTGAAGCCGCCATCGTCCTCGATTTCGACCAGGAGCTTGCCTCCATGTCCCCCGAAGAGTTCGCCGCCCGCATGCTTGTGGAACGGATAGGCATCCGGGAACTGGTGGCGGGAAAGGGGTGGCGCTTTGGCCGGGGACGCTCCGGGGATATGGAATGGCTTTCCGGTTTCGGCCAGGGGGCCGGGTTAACCGTGAGAGGGGTCGGTCCCGTTATGATAGAGGGCCGCCCTGTGTCCAGCACCTGGGTGCGGGAATCCCTTGCCCGGGGCGATGTAGGCGAAGTGGCCCGGCTTCTTGGCCGGCCCCACTTTGTGCGGGGCACGGTCATCCGGGGGGAGGGCCGGGGTCGGGATCTGGGTTTCCCCACGGTAAACCTGGATTGCCACGGGGTGCTCGTTCCGGCCCATGGTGTCTACGCCGGCGGGTACAGGGTCGGCGAGGCGTCAGGTCCCGCGGCCCTGTCCGTTGGTCCGGCACCGACCTTCGAGGGTGGTCACGGTATTGTCGGCTCCGGTCCCCGTGCCGCCCTGGAAGGCCATCTCATCGGCCTTGACCGCGACCTTTACGGGCAGACCCTGACCATCGCCTTTTTCCGGCGGCTCAGGGACCAGCGGCCCTTTCCCGATGTCGACACACTTTCCCGGCAGATCGCCCTGGATGTGGAAGCGGCCCGCAAAGAATGTTTGGCGTTTGAGATTTGCACCCAAAACCCAAAACCCTGA